The Acaryochloris sp. CCMEE 5410 genome includes the window AACCGCCAGTGCCAAGCTAAATTTGCTCAAGAGCAACCTCATCTGCAACGGCTGCCGAAATATCGCACCCCTGACTATGAGATCCACACTGTCAAAGTCAGTCGCAACAGCACCATTATTGTCCGCTGCATCCTCTACAGTGTGCCGTCACGCCTCATCGGGCGACACCTGGAGTTGCACCTGTATCACAACCGCATCGTTGGATATTTCGGTACCCAGCAAGTGGTTGAACTGCGTCGTGTGCGGGTCACTGACCCGGATAAGCGTAGAGGACGCAGTATTGATTATCGCCATGTGATTAGTGGACTCCATCGCAAGCCTCGCGCCTTCTTGCACTGTACCTGGCAGCAAGATCTGTTGCCGAATGCGGAATACAAACAGTTGTGGCAGCAGTTGAAAGCTCAGTTTCCCCTAGAAGATGCCGCTTACCTGATAGTGGAAGCCCTTTACATTGCGGCAACTGAGAATAAAGAACAGGCCGTGGCGCAGTATCTCACTACCGAACTCGCAGCGGGCACCCTCACCCTCCAGCGTTTGCAGCAACAGTTTGCCTTCACTGCCCACCCGGATATGGCAGAACTCAACGTTACCCAACACGATTTATCCAGTTATGACCAACTCATCATCCCCTACCCAGCCACGGGAGAGCCACCCCGCTCAACCCCAGACATCAGAGCCGACTCCCTACCAAAGCTTGACGCTACTTCTCAAGCGGCTGAAACTCGCTCACATGCTCGACCATTGGGAAGCTATCGAGCATCAAGCTGTGCAACAACACTGGTCCTATGCCAGATTTTTGCTCGAATTGTGCTACCTGGAAGCCGACAGAAGGGCGCAGGGTCGTCTCCAAAGAGCCCTCGCCGAAGCCCAACTGCCAAGCGCAAAAAGTTTTACCAACTTTGAGTTTGACCATTGCCCTGACTTTAATCCGGCCCCGTTAATGCAATTGGTTGAGGATACAGCTTGGTTAGAGCGAGCCCAGAACTGCCTGATCTTCGGGCCATCGGGGACAGGGAAAACGCATTTAGCGATTAGTGTGACCCGTCGCAGCATTGAGCTAGGCAAGCGGGCCAAATTCTTTGCTGCCACTGCGCTCGTGCAACTGCTGCAGGATGCCAAATTACAGCTACAGTTGCATCCGCTACTTAAAAAGCTCGACCGCTATGACTTGCTGGTGCTCGATGATATTGGCTATGTCAAAAAGTCGGAGGCGGAAACCTCGGTACTCTTTGAGTTGATTGCCCACCGCTATGAACGTAAGAGTTTGTTGATTACGGCCAATCAGCCCTTCAGCCAGTGGGATCATATCTTCACAGATTCGATGATGACGGTGGCCGCTATCGATAGGCTCGTTCACCATGGGGTGATCATTGAGGTGCAAGCAGAAAGTTATCGTCGGCAGGCTGCGGCCCAACGGAGCACTAAAGCAACCGCCAAATGACCTCTACAAAAATTTGCGATCGCTAGTTGTCATTTCGATCTGATGTTGTCGTTTTGATCACGGGTTGTCGCGGCGTCAAAACAGTGCGCACGAGTCACCAGGCATGATGGCAGAGATATTGCGTTCTTAAATAGTGGTGTTTTTGCCCCCTTACTCCCCCGACCTTTCACCCATTGAGCTATGTTGGTCAAAACTCAAGCAACTGTTGCGATCAGCTAAAGCTCGAACCAGAGGAGCACTTGATCAAGCGTTAAGCCAGATTATCAATGAGTGCATTTCCGATGATGATGCCCTTGGCTGGTTCGCTCACTGTGGCTTATTCATCTGAAAACCGCTGTAAGTGGGATATTTGTTGTTTTCACAGATTGAAATTTGGTGTCAACCCACCAACTTGGTTGTCGCCACCCGCCAAGTTAGGTTGACATTTAAGGTGATTTCCTGAAAAGAAGCCCCGTACTAAATTGGATGAATTAGGATGTCCCACTTGGGTAACTGAGGATGTCTCTCCAATCGTTTCTCAATCCCTTTCATTGCTTGTTTAGTGAGCGAAATTCCTGTTTCATAAATCTTCTGTGTCACAGTTACAACGGGGTGATTCCCCTTCCAAGTCATGGTTCTAGCCCATCCCAACAGGGTATCAACATCGGTTAATAAGGTTCCGTTCCAGTGTTGCTCCAAAATCCCCCAACATCGCTCAATGGGGTTGTACTTGCTGTGATAAGGCGGATAGTACAGGAGTTGAATAGCGGTGCCGATGTGATCGCTAAATGCCACCAGTCGATTGAGAAACTGAGTGCGTACCCCACTATTCTCAGGACCGTTATCCAACTTGATCTGGATGAGCTGCAGGGTTTGCTGTTCGGTGGGGGCCAGGGTGTTCCACCAATCCTGGAGATTATCGACCATAAAATCGCTTGTTTTGTGAGAATGGCCAAAAATGATGTGTAACGTATCGGTGTCCTCCTCTAGGATGCCGCAGGGAATATATTTTGGCCCACTCCCCATATCGTGATCACAGGCTTTCGTTTGGGTTCGAGTCTTGCCCCGACGAGAGGACTCCCCTAGTTCAACTGTGGCTTTGCAATCGATGCTCAATCGTTTGACGGTACCGTCATGGTCTTTCAAGTCTTTGTGTTTGAGGTTGGCAAAGATGGCATCGGTTTCCGGCAGTTTTTTTGGGGTTTAGCTTTGAGGACAGGGCGGAGTCGATAGCCTAACCGATTCAAGACGACGGCCATAGTACTCTTTGCCGGTACAGACTTGGGGGGAAATCCTTGCGCCCTCAAGTGGGTGATAGCGGCAGCCGCTGTTAAGCGGGTATAGGCAGTTGAGCTGGAAAAGGTGGGGTCTTGTTGGCAATGGGCTTCTGCAAGCTCCCGTAAGGCGGCTGCGACCTCTGGGTGAAGGTCTTCCCAACGTTTCCTGCCACAGAAACCCGACTGAGCACCCACACAAATCATGCCTGTTCGCTTCTCACCTAAACCTGTTGCCACCGTATTTCGACCCCAGCCAAAGATAATTTCTGTGAGATTGGGGTTCCCGTCACAGTATTTGAGGGCGATGTCTGCCTGGAAAGCCCGGCGGCGGGCTCCTGTCATTTTCGAGGAGGCAAATTTCAGATCTTCAAGTTGATTCCAGGTTAATTGGTCACGCATGCTCAGAGTTAGATTCAATGCATCACTATTACATTCTGTGGTCAGAAGTATGTGAGGTCTTTCCTAGAAATCGCCTAATATACTTCATCCAAGCCATCTAGGAGGATAAGCAGACTACCAGCTTTGAGAGCTGTATCTGTGAATTCTGAGGCTTCAGGAAAACCACAGGTTTCAAATTCTTGGACAATCGAGACTTTAAGGTTTAGTTCTTCGCTGGTAAAATTCTTTAGCTCCAGAAAAACGGGAATTTTGTCATGTTTATATTGACCATTCTTGCCGTGTAAGGCTTCAAGCCCTATCTTTCTAAGGTAAGTCGTTTTGCCGATTCCTGGCCCTCCCAAGACACATAGGGATGCTTCAGCATTAGCCACATCCATCCCGTTTTCCGGTTCACAATATTCCTGAGAGAATCCACGCCGATTAGCTTCACGTTGAGCTTTTTCCATATTCTCAACGGACACAAATGGCTTAACCGTCTCAGCATCCAGTATCCGCACTTTTGTAAAAACATCTTCTAAGGACATTGCTTTTGACATGCCCAATACCTGGATCTGTCCATGTCGCTTTAGATATGTCTCCATGTATTTCTTAGTAGGATCATGGAACTTGCGCTTTAGATCCTCCAATTTCTCAGGAGCGGCATCACCAGCCTTTTTTACTGCAATCTTGAGTACTTCTTGGAGCAAGAATTCAAGCATGGGTAAGGTGGGCTTGGCCTTCGGGAGGTAGGTTTGTCTTGAGAATAGGTGATATGTTGCTGACTATCAAGACAACAGTTCCAGCCTGCAACGGCTTATGGCTACTCCGAAGTCAAGCCAACTATTTTCTGAAGGGTGTTTAATGAACAAGAATTATGGGGTAGATATTCCTGAAGTCAAACTCATCACCTTTCCAAGGACGGAAGCAGATCAAGCATCGCCTCCGAAATCCATCCCTAGAGGCAGACCACCACAGATTCCCACGCCGATGGATATCCGATGGCCGATGGTTCAGGAGTTCCTACGTAACAGCAATTTATCTCCCAATTCCCAAAAGCTCTATGAGAGGGAGCTAAAACGTTTCTTGGGCTGGACCCATTTTCGATGGTCGGATCTGACGCTTCGGCACCTGGGCCAGTACAAAGCCTACCTGATGGAGCTAAAGGTCGCTGAAGGAAAGACGCTTTCCAAAAATAGTCTCAATAGTGCATTGACGGCCCTCAAAAGTTTCTTCAAATGGCTGACCCAGTTTCACCCGGAGCTATGCCCCACCAATCCCACCAAAGGGGTGAAGTTTGAAAAGGTGCCTTTGCCCCCGGCCCAGAATCTAACCCCGGAGGAAATGGCGCGAGTCTGGGATGCGATCGCACAGCGGGAACAGACCCAATTGCGTGACCTGGCCCTTGTGCAACTGCTCAGTCATAACCTTCGAGCGGGGGAAGTGGTAGCTGCCAATGTGGGGTCTTTTGATGGCCGCTTGATTAGTATTACCAAAACAAAGAATAACCAACCTCGGCTCGTACCCCTTTCAGCAGAGGGTCAGCGGGTGGTTCAGGATTATCTAGATTGGCGACAGGAACGAGGGGAAGCGTTATCGGCTGAGTCTCCGTTGATTCTATCCCACCACCAAGGCTGGGAAGGGCAGCGTCTCAGCTATCATGGGGTCTATTTCGCCGTGGAAGATATCGGCAGATTAGCGGAACTCCCCGATCTTCACCCCCATCAGTTTCGACATACGAGTGCGACTGAATATCTGAGAATGGGGTTAGACCCAGCCCATGCCCGACGATTAACGGGCCATACGGATGAGCGAACCTTTCGGCGATATACGGTGGCGGCAGAACAAGAGGCTGCAATCTCTGCGTTTTACCGGGCAGAAGCGGAGGGGCAACCCTTAGTCTATGCCCAGTCGTTGGACCGGAAGCAGCGTCAATTACTGGAGGCATTAGCAGAGATGACGGGGAAGTCTCCCCTGTACCAAGACGATTTGGATGAGGGGATGATTGATTTTGCTCAGCTCTGGCAGGAGAACTTATGGGAACTTGAGCGGTTGGTGGCTGATGTGCGGGCTTTGCCAGAAAAGCTAGGAATGGCAGGTTTTGTGACAAATGAACGACAGTCGATATCGCTAGAAGAACGGGTTCTGCGTGGCGAAATACCCACCGATGAAGCGCTAGGGCTAGATGCTGTCGTCGAAGAATCTTCAGACTGTCCCCAGGTAAGCTTTGTGGAGAGTTCTCTTCAAGTCGTTCATTTGGGCATGAAGCTATGGGTTAAGGGTAAGAAAAAAGGCAAAGTCAGGAAAGCGATTGAGGAGCGGGTGCTCGATCAGTTTCAGATGATTAAGCCAAAACCCAGGGGAATTCAATACGAGCTGATGTTTGTCTTTGATAAAGAGGATGACCTATCGCAGATTGTTGCCCAGATGCGCTGGGATATGGATCTACTGGCTGAGTTAGATGACTGTTCAGTGGAGGTGAAGTGGTTGGACGAGGTTCCTTGGGAGATGGGACAACAAGGTATTGCTACTGAGACAGGGACACCATTGAATGCAGTATCCAGCATCTATCAATTAAAAATCACGCTGTTGGGCGTCCGGCCCCAAGTCTGGCGGCGGTTTCAAGTCCCAGAGACGATGACACTCACCCAACTTCATTCAGTGATTCAAGTCGTGATGGGGTGGGAAGGTTACCATCTGCACCAGTTCTCGGAGAGCGAAGACGAAACTCTCACATTGGTGGAACTGCTCGGAGATGACCTATTCTCATTCGGCTATACATACGATTTTGGAGATATGTGGCAGCACGAAATTGAGGTGGAGAAAAGGTTAGCAAGTAAGCCTGGGCAAGACTATCCAGTGTGTCTGGTCGGGAAGCGGGCCTGTCCACCGGAAGACTGTGGTGGGGACTGGGGATATGCCCATCTGCTGAGGGTTCTGAAGAATCCCCGACATTCACAGTATGAGGAAAGAATGGAATGGGTTGGCAGCGATTTTGACCCGAAAGTGTTTGATCTGGAGGGGGTGAATCAAGTACTGAGGGAGCTTGAGGATGAGATAGTGGGGTACGACAATTAAAAAACAGTTGATGGTGGGGAATTTGACCTGGGATTTTCGAAGAAGATAGCGCTACATGTATACATTTATAATCTTAGATAAAGAGACAAGTATACTTCTAGAGGGGAAAGGCACAATCACAGATGCTCAACTTCTGGAGTCAGATTGAACCAAAGATACCGTAGGATTTTAGAAAAATTAAGTCTATATGTATACATTTATATTTATCGACAACTAGATAAGTAGACATTTATATATCGATTGTTTTATGGTGCATTTGAAATGAGGCAACAGGGACTATGGCCCCGACTTTATGAGCATTGACGCATCATGTAGAATCAGCAAAATGGACAATTGATTCTTTGTTGTAGACATGTATACATGTATAGAAAACGACGATAGTACACTTATATTCACATCTGCACTGCCACAGGTAGACATGTATACATATCTACCTGTATATTGACTATCGTCATCTGTATGGCCTTCAGCCACAATTGGTAAATAAGAAAAAGAACATTACCAAAGTTGAATTTACTTCCAAGCATGAGCCACGTGTATCTTTATCGACACTTCTAAGATTAGAAATGTATACATGTCGGCACATCTAAAAGTAGTTCAATATGAACCAATGAAAAACAAATATGTATACACCTATAAAATTCTTTAGGTATAAATGTATACATTTAGAGGAGTTAACATGAAGACAATATCTTTACTCTCACAAAAAGGTGGGGCAGGTAAGACGCTGTTATCAGTAAATTTGGCATCTTACGCAGCGAGCCAGGGGGAGACGGTTGCAATTATAGATATAGATG containing:
- the istB gene encoding IS21-like element helper ATPase IstB, which codes for MLDHWEAIEHQAVQQHWSYARFLLELCYLEADRRAQGRLQRALAEAQLPSAKSFTNFEFDHCPDFNPAPLMQLVEDTAWLERAQNCLIFGPSGTGKTHLAISVTRRSIELGKRAKFFAATALVQLLQDAKLQLQLHPLLKKLDRYDLLVLDDIGYVKKSEAETSVLFELIAHRYERKSLLITANQPFSQWDHIFTDSMMTVAAIDRLVHHGVIIEVQAESYRRQAAAQRSTKATAK
- a CDS encoding IS1096 element passenger TnpR family protein, whose amino-acid sequence is MNKNYGVDIPEVKLITFPRTEADQASPPKSIPRGRPPQIPTPMDIRWPMVQEFLRNSNLSPNSQKLYERELKRFLGWTHFRWSDLTLRHLGQYKAYLMELKVAEGKTLSKNSLNSALTALKSFFKWLTQFHPELCPTNPTKGVKFEKVPLPPAQNLTPEEMARVWDAIAQREQTQLRDLALVQLLSHNLRAGEVVAANVGSFDGRLISITKTKNNQPRLVPLSAEGQRVVQDYLDWRQERGEALSAESPLILSHHQGWEGQRLSYHGVYFAVEDIGRLAELPDLHPHQFRHTSATEYLRMGLDPAHARRLTGHTDERTFRRYTVAAEQEAAISAFYRAEAEGQPLVYAQSLDRKQRQLLEALAEMTGKSPLYQDDLDEGMIDFAQLWQENLWELERLVADVRALPEKLGMAGFVTNERQSISLEERVLRGEIPTDEALGLDAVVEESSDCPQVSFVESSLQVVHLGMKLWVKGKKKGKVRKAIEERVLDQFQMIKPKPRGIQYELMFVFDKEDDLSQIVAQMRWDMDLLAELDDCSVEVKWLDEVPWEMGQQGIATETGTPLNAVSSIYQLKITLLGVRPQVWRRFQVPETMTLTQLHSVIQVVMGWEGYHLHQFSESEDETLTLVELLGDDLFSFGYTYDFGDMWQHEIEVEKRLASKPGQDYPVCLVGKRACPPEDCGGDWGYAHLLRVLKNPRHSQYEERMEWVGSDFDPKVFDLEGVNQVLRELEDEIVGYDN
- a CDS encoding transposase, whose product is MFLPPYSPDLSPIELCWSKLKQLLRSAKARTRGALDQALSQIINECISDDDALGWFAHCGLFI
- a CDS encoding NACHT domain-containing NTPase, with product MLEFLLQEVLKIAVKKAGDAAPEKLEDLKRKFHDPTKKYMETYLKRHGQIQVLGMSKAMSLEDVFTKVRILDAETVKPFVSVENMEKAQREANRRGFSQEYCEPENGMDVANAEASLCVLGGPGIGKTTYLRKIGLEALHGKNGQYKHDKIPVFLELKNFTSEELNLKVSIVQEFETCGFPEASEFTDTALKAGSLLILLDGLDEVY